Proteins encoded together in one Anoxybacillus flavithermus window:
- a CDS encoding methionine biosynthesis PLP-dependent protein: protein MSHVETILAQIGNRSETATGTVNPPVYFSTAYRHEGIGQSTGYDYIRTGNPTRRIVEEAIAQLEEGDQGFACSSGMAAIQTVFALFESGDHFLVSADLYGGTYRLFEKGWKKYGLSFTYVDFRDLDAVKAHVTDKTKAIFLETPTNPLMQEADIEAVAAFAKQHGLLLIVDNTFYTPVLQKPLTKGADIVIHSATKYLGGHNDVLAGLIVAKGKELCEQLAMYHNAIGAVLSPFDSWLLIRGMKTLALRMRQHEQNAKAIYKFLVEHEDVTDVLYPGRGGMLSFRVRDEKWVNTFLQSLKLITFAESLGGVESFITYPATQTHMDIPEDIRIANGVCNRLLRFSVGIEHADDLIADLTQAFQRMKEV, encoded by the coding sequence ATGAGTCATGTGGAAACGATATTAGCGCAAATTGGCAATCGAAGCGAGACAGCGACAGGGACGGTCAATCCGCCTGTCTATTTTTCAACAGCGTATCGGCATGAAGGAATCGGACAGTCGACAGGGTACGATTACATTCGAACCGGCAACCCGACGAGACGTATTGTCGAGGAGGCGATTGCACAGCTAGAAGAAGGAGATCAAGGGTTTGCGTGTAGCTCAGGCATGGCGGCGATTCAAACGGTGTTTGCGCTGTTTGAAAGCGGCGACCATTTTCTCGTTTCCGCTGACTTATATGGCGGAACGTATCGGCTATTTGAAAAAGGGTGGAAGAAATACGGTTTGTCGTTTACATACGTCGATTTTCGCGATCTCGATGCGGTAAAGGCGCATGTGACGGACAAAACAAAGGCGATTTTTTTAGAGACGCCAACGAATCCGCTCATGCAAGAGGCGGACATCGAAGCGGTCGCGGCGTTTGCGAAACAACACGGGCTGCTTCTTATCGTTGATAATACGTTTTACACCCCTGTACTGCAAAAGCCATTAACGAAAGGAGCTGATATCGTCATTCATAGCGCGACAAAATATTTAGGCGGGCATAACGACGTGCTTGCCGGGCTCATTGTCGCCAAAGGAAAAGAGCTGTGCGAGCAACTCGCGATGTATCATAACGCGATCGGGGCGGTGTTATCACCGTTTGATTCATGGCTGTTAATTCGCGGCATGAAGACGCTTGCGCTGCGCATGCGCCAGCACGAACAAAACGCAAAGGCGATATATAAATTTTTAGTCGAACATGAAGATGTGACGGACGTATTGTATCCGGGGAGAGGCGGCATGTTGTCGTTTCGCGTGCGCGATGAAAAATGGGTGAATACCTTTTTACAAAGTTTAAAACTGATTACGTTTGCGGAAAGTTTAGGCGGTGTCGAAAGTTTTATTACGTATCCCGCAACGCAAACGCATATGGATATTCCAGAGGATATTCGCATCGCAAACGGGGTGTGTAATCGTTTGTTACGTTTTTCGGTCGGCATTGAACATGCGGACGATTTAATTGCCGATTTAACTCAAGCGTTTCAACGCATGAAAGAGGTGTAA
- a CDS encoding YjcG family protein, whose amino-acid sequence MKCGIAIFPSKKIQDFANSYRKRYDSHYALIPPHITLKYAFDVEEDKLNELVQQLRNVARETEPFTLRVTKFSSFYPVNNVIYLKVEKTEPLIKLHEKLHRPPFVEQTNYAFVPHITIARDLSNDEYSDVFGRFNMQSVHFEEQVDRFHLLYQLDNGSWSAYETFHLGKER is encoded by the coding sequence ATGAAATGTGGTATCGCGATTTTTCCATCAAAAAAAATTCAAGATTTTGCAAATTCGTATCGTAAACGGTACGACTCTCACTACGCCTTAATCCCACCGCATATCACGTTAAAGTATGCGTTTGATGTGGAAGAGGACAAGCTCAATGAGCTCGTTCAACAACTTCGCAACGTCGCGCGCGAAACAGAGCCATTCACGTTGCGCGTCACGAAATTTAGTTCGTTTTATCCAGTCAACAATGTCATTTATTTAAAAGTGGAAAAAACAGAGCCGCTCATCAAACTACATGAAAAATTACATCGTCCACCGTTCGTCGAACAAACGAACTATGCGTTCGTACCGCACATTACGATCGCTCGCGATTTGTCAAACGACGAATATTCCGACGTATTCGGACGCTTTAACATGCAGTCCGTCCATTTTGAAGAACAAGTCGACCGCTTCCATCTGTTATATCAGCTTGACAACGGATCTTGGTCGGCATATGAAACTTTTCATCTCGGAAAGGAAAGATAA
- the mscL gene encoding large conductance mechanosensitive channel protein MscL has product MWQEFKKFAVRGNVIDLAVGVIIGGAFGKIVSSLVNDIIMPLVGLILGGIDFSSLSWKVGEAEVKYGAFLQTVVDFLVIAFSIFLFVKLLNNLHERMKKQEETKQTAPTMTKEQQLLTEIRDLLKQQKETP; this is encoded by the coding sequence ATGTGGCAAGAATTTAAAAAATTCGCAGTACGTGGCAACGTCATCGACTTAGCTGTCGGGGTCATTATCGGTGGGGCGTTCGGGAAAATCGTTTCTTCTCTTGTCAACGACATCATTATGCCGCTCGTTGGTCTCATTTTAGGAGGTATTGATTTTAGCAGTTTATCTTGGAAAGTCGGCGAAGCGGAAGTGAAATACGGGGCGTTTCTTCAAACCGTCGTTGACTTTTTAGTTATCGCCTTTTCGATTTTTCTATTTGTCAAACTTTTAAACAACTTGCACGAGCGAATGAAAAAACAAGAAGAAACGAAACAAACCGCACCAACGATGACAAAAGAACAACAACTACTCACAGAAATTCGCGATTTGTTAAAACAGCAAAAAGAAACACCGTAG
- a CDS encoding phosphatidylglycerophosphatase A, with amino-acid sequence MKRVTSKEVYERTLQLLTERGVTVPAIAEIVYEMQSPYNKELTMAECIESVEKVLQKREVQHAILVGIELDKLAEQGMLSEPLQTIVETDEGLFGVDETLALGAVLGYGSIAVTTFGHLDKNKVGIIKQLDTKRGKGVHTFLDDLVASIAASASGRLAHNLRDEEEAALNA; translated from the coding sequence ATGAAGCGTGTGACAAGTAAAGAAGTGTACGAAAGAACGTTGCAGTTATTAACAGAACGCGGGGTAACGGTTCCAGCGATTGCTGAGATTGTATATGAAATGCAAAGTCCTTACAACAAAGAGCTAACGATGGCAGAATGTATCGAAAGCGTCGAAAAAGTGCTACAAAAACGCGAGGTGCAACATGCGATTTTAGTTGGCATCGAGCTTGATAAACTAGCCGAACAAGGCATGCTGTCGGAACCGCTACAAACGATTGTCGAGACGGACGAAGGATTGTTTGGCGTCGATGAAACGTTGGCGCTCGGCGCAGTGCTCGGATACGGAAGCATTGCGGTGACAACGTTTGGTCATCTCGATAAAAATAAAGTCGGGATCATTAAGCAGCTTGATACGAAACGTGGCAAAGGCGTGCATACGTTTTTAGACGATTTAGTCGCAAGCATTGCCGCAAGCGCCTCTGGTCGCCTTGCGCACAACTTGCGCGACGAGGAAGAAGCTGCGTTGAATGCGTAA